Part of the Oncorhynchus nerka isolate Pitt River unplaced genomic scaffold, Oner_Uvic_2.0 unplaced_scaffold_18___fragment_2___debris, whole genome shotgun sequence genome, GGTCAATGGAAAACTGCCTAGTGTTTGTGTTTATTCTACACCCTCGTGTATATTAGTGGTTCTCAACCAGGGGTCCTAGGAAAAGCAAAGAGACCTAGCAAATAGAAAATAACTGCATTTAAGTCCAAAATATTTCACATTATGGAAGATAAGTGTTTTCAAATACTTTCAAATATTACAATGTTTTCAATTTCAGATTGAGTGTCGACAATAAATTAATATTGAGCATGTTTGACTGTTTACTCTTAAATGGGATCTCCGATGTAGGGGGTCCTCAGAATATCCGGAAGTGTTTTAAGGGGGACTTGGAACAACTTTTAGAACTGCTGTGAATGTGACTGGGTTCAAACCCAGGTCTCCTGTGTGCCTCAAGACTGTaggtttgagtttattttatttttacagggacagtgcacattaatcaacgtttcagtaaaagtgtcggttttagccagccggctaattttcaaccgcagtccctgggcaggttattaaaaacaattacaatatagacaatcattgagcagtagcaacataggacaagcaagacgtagcatacagacagagcaacatagaactaaaatcagcaagacaaaattcataaaagcaacaaagtgtttccacacctcacaagctacagacaacagacaacatggaaagcggcaatacaCAGCTAGGAATTAtgatcacaaatctgattgacctttagccatgtattcatacattttgtgaaagtgtgatagttGGTGCAGTTATgcgtgtctgatggcagtgtattccagacatgggaaactctcacagagaaagcggaTTTACTAAAAGGTGCTTATCCTTAAGGGAACTAACAATACAGTCAATAAAGGTTGTATttgcccactgagctaaagcttAGACATAAGCTCAGGTCGATGACACAATTCTTCAAGTCTCAgtcaaggttactcatcacacaagCGTGATTCACTGAACCATTAACTTCAGTCTAAATTGTTATTTTATGTACTGTCTAGTTGACACATAGTAGCCTGCCTTGTTACAACATTGTGTAGGCAttcatttttgtttttttgttgcagCATCCCAAGACGTAGCGCAAGATATAGAAACTTTGAAGAAATTTAAGGTAAAAACGTGCCTATTGTGGTGTACATTTcaattaaacaataaaaaatatatacatttcccTAACGCAACACTTCTTCCTTCCAGGTTTCACATATATTGAATGTTGCCTATGGTGTTAAAAATAACTTCCCAGATCTATTCAGTTATAAAACAGTGACCATTCTGGATATTCCAGAAACAGACATCACCTCATATCTCCAAGAATGTTCACAGTTCATAGATCAAGCCAAAACTGAGGTAATATAAGAATGGTTATTATGTGCATGTATAAATTAATGAATCTTTGTGTTAACTGACCGTGCAAGACAATAATTGGGATTTGCCGTAACAACAAAAACAAGGAAATAAGGAGTGGGTAGGGTATTTGCTATGAATAGTAACCTATGCACTGTATTACATTTTGTATAACTGTAACACCTTATTGCCACATTTCTCAAGTCGTTAATTTAGATATCTTTCCCCATTTTCTCCAGAGTGGGGTGGTCCTGGTTCATTGCAATGCTGGAGTCTCCCGTGCTGCCTCAGTATTAATTGGGTACCTCATGTACAGAGAAGGTTTGGGGTTTGATGAAGCATTTGCCGTTGTGAAGGAAGCAAGACCCTCTATCCGTCCCAATCCAGGATTTCATGAACAACTGAAGAATTACAAGCCATAGACAACTAACACAATGTAAATGAAAAACAAGAAATATAAATGCAGTGTCTTATGTAGGCCGAACATCCTGAACATGCAAGACACTAATAATACAATCCAAATCATTACAAACCATAGGCAAATATGTTTGTTATGAAGCCAATGGaacagaggggtatactacaaagcaggatcaagttagccagctaacttaccTAAATATTCTTTCATAACTTTACATTTTTTTAGAAAGATAAGCTTGAAATAGGAATGATCTAGTTGACTCAACAACCCCAAAAAATGTAAGTTTAGCATTGTTTATCAAAGacagctggctaactcattgatcctgctttgtagtatacccctctgatGGACAACATTGAAACATGTATTCAGTGTATTGATAAgcaataaattcttatttacaatgacgacctaccccggccaaaccaggacgacgctgggcaaattgtgcaccgccctatgggactcccaatcacggcccgtTGTGATACTGagatgggagtcccatagggcgggagTCCCCCTATGAAGAAAGCAACCTTTCATAGTTAACTGTATCGGAGCGCTGCCTTGCATCGAAATTGTCAATACAGCTACAGCCTACGTTTTCCCTGAGttcttattattttatttatttatttatttattaacctttattttaacaaGACATATTGAGACCTAGGTCACTTTTTCAAACATGCCCTGTATAATACGCAACCATTTTTAAAATGTCACTGCGTAACAGTTAATGAGGAAGTCACTCAAttgaaattcattaggccctaatctatgtatttctaatgactgggaatacagagatGCATCGGTTGGTCAAAGATACCTTAAataaatgggcctcacaatgggtgtcaggatcttgtcactgtatttttgtgcattcaaatttccatcgataaaatgcaattgtgttcgttgtccatagtttatgcctgaccataccataaccccaccgtcacCATGGGCACTCTgatgtcagcgttgtgaacagCAAACCCCtctcccacacgacgccatacacaaataaaataaaatgctctcgattgtgcatctgtagaagtttgtaagtgcttttggtgacaagccaaatttcttcagcctcctgaggttgaagaggcgctgctgcgccttcttcacgatgcggtctgtgtgggtggaccaattcagtttgtctgtgatgtgtacgccgaggaacttaaaacttactaccctctccactactgttccatcaatgtggataggggggtgttcactctgctgtttcctgaagtccacaatcatctccttagttttgttgacgttgagtgtgaggttattttcctgacaccacactccgagggccctcacctcctccctgtaggccgtctcgtcgttgttggtaatcaagcctaccactgttgtgtcgtccgcaaacttgatgattgagttggaggcgtgcgtggccacgcagtcgtgggtgaacagggagtacaggagagggctcagaacgcacccttgtggggccccagtgttgaggatcagcggggtggaaatgttgttgcctaccctcaccacctgggggtggcccgtcaggaagtccagtacccagttgcacagg contains:
- the LOC115134668 gene encoding dual specificity protein phosphatase 19-like, yielding MHSLAQEIQGFSKTKLKKQSTVVTNVLGRRHIETMDDSNVHENEDPGMSGCGFVQDTSLDLHVGIIKPFLLLSSQDVAQDIETLKKFKVSHILNVAYGVKNNFPDLFSYKTVTILDIPETDITSYLQECSQFIDQAKTESGVVLVHCNAGVSRAASVLIGYLMYREGLGFDEAFAVVKEARPSIRPNPGFHEQLKNYKP